In Lactococcus paracarnosus, a genomic segment contains:
- a CDS encoding DUF4097 family beta strand repeat-containing protein: MNNQKERIMDLMRKGIITELEAIELLEKSGLSTDDNSSDGDQANTNQTDKEGYQTDSSEAIKQFVNQAGSFMKTMFHSAKKSVDNNVDFSNGFPSLKHVTKSDFKAFEDQITALSVSATSGDVTVIAKDVQKTIVEVSYKVYGGIPEADLDAFIRENVTIELEQGELVVAVKSKRIVVDLTITMATHALQDAKFDVVNGSMTLENLVLADLNVKKVNGDVSIKGGRADAVTVKTVNGEIRVATDFETADINSVNGEVIITESAIDGESLKVKNVNGDIKISFPKNIGLVGYVKTTFGKYKTRIDLDSPLEITKNGAALVRTAVNSLTLDIATNTGSIWLKDGEPVEQTEKETTVVSDEQPISSSVEVVPTEVVQSEPEVPASPLDESEGDKHVE, from the coding sequence TCACAGAACTAGAAGCGATTGAATTGCTTGAAAAATCTGGTCTATCAACTGATGACAACTCAAGTGATGGTGATCAAGCTAATACCAATCAAACCGACAAAGAAGGTTACCAAACTGACTCATCAGAAGCCATCAAACAATTTGTCAATCAAGCAGGATCGTTTATGAAAACAATGTTTCATTCAGCTAAAAAGTCTGTTGATAACAATGTTGATTTTAGTAATGGTTTCCCAAGTCTGAAACATGTAACAAAATCTGACTTTAAGGCGTTTGAAGACCAAATAACGGCTTTGTCAGTCTCAGCCACTTCAGGTGATGTGACTGTTATTGCTAAAGATGTTCAAAAAACAATTGTTGAAGTAAGTTATAAAGTATACGGTGGCATTCCAGAAGCTGATTTGGATGCATTTATACGTGAAAATGTAACAATTGAACTTGAGCAAGGTGAGCTAGTTGTCGCAGTCAAAAGTAAACGAATTGTTGTTGATTTAACGATTACGATGGCGACTCATGCACTTCAAGATGCTAAATTTGATGTCGTGAATGGTAGCATGACCTTAGAGAATCTAGTCCTAGCAGATTTAAATGTCAAAAAAGTAAATGGTGATGTGAGCATTAAAGGTGGTAGAGCTGATGCAGTAACTGTTAAGACGGTAAATGGTGAAATCAGAGTTGCAACTGATTTTGAAACAGCTGATATCAACAGTGTAAATGGAGAAGTGATCATTACCGAATCAGCTATTGACGGTGAAAGTCTTAAAGTCAAAAATGTGAATGGTGATATCAAAATATCATTTCCCAAAAATATTGGCTTAGTTGGTTATGTTAAAACAACATTTGGTAAATATAAGACACGTATTGATTTGGATAGTCCTTTGGAGATCACTAAAAACGGTGCAGCACTCGTTAGAACGGCAGTCAATAGTTTGACGTTAGACATTGCTACAAATACAGGTAGTATCTGGCTTAAAGATGGCGAGCCAGTTGAACAGACAGAAAAAGAAACGACTGTCGTAAGCGATGAGCAGCCTATATCTAGTTCAGTAGAAGTAGTACCAACAGAAGTGGTACAATCTGAACCAGAAGTGCCTGCAAGTCCTTTGGATGAGAGTGAGGGCGATAAACATGTCGAGTAA
- a CDS encoding PspC domain-containing protein has translation MSSKQLTKSRTNKKISGVIGGFGDYFGWPEDVVLIIRIVYAIFAFTSFGSLILVYFIVAIILPNAPRIDRGNKQDFSGFSQWPGDKNNHTKKRKDVTPFDDDDEWSQF, from the coding sequence ATGTCGAGTAAACAATTGACAAAATCGCGAACCAACAAAAAAATTTCAGGTGTCATCGGTGGCTTCGGGGATTACTTTGGTTGGCCTGAGGATGTTGTGCTCATTATCCGGATTGTCTATGCTATCTTTGCATTTACAAGCTTTGGATCACTGATTTTAGTCTATTTTATTGTTGCCATCATTCTGCCAAATGCGCCAAGAATTGACAGAGGAAATAAACAGGATTTCTCTGGATTTTCACAGTGGCCTGGTGACAAAAATAATCATACCAAGAAAAGGAAAGATGTGACCCCTTTTGATGATGATGATGAATGGTCACAGTTTTAG
- the hprK gene encoding HPr(Ser) kinase/phosphatase, which translates to MVVIVSDLLKKIKFDVIYASETALKKEITTSDVTRPGLEMTGYLEYYTPERIQLFGMKEWSYAHNEIGDNRYDLLKNIVTEETPAIIIARGLAVPDEMLNVAKKRDTVLLQSSEPTSRLNGAITAFLDEKLAIRTTVHGVLMDIFGVGVLIQGSSGIGKSETGLELIKRGHRLVADDRVDVYQKDEFTVVGEPAEILRHLIELRGVGIIDVMSLFGAGAVMDAAQIDLTVNLENYEKSNTYDRLGNGETTVVFSGVPVPQVKIPVTTGRNVSVIIEAAVMNFRAKNMGFDATKMFEERLSKLIARNS; encoded by the coding sequence ATGGTAGTAATAGTTTCGGATTTACTTAAAAAAATAAAGTTTGATGTGATTTATGCTTCTGAAACAGCATTGAAAAAAGAGATTACAACTTCTGATGTCACGCGTCCAGGACTTGAAATGACAGGGTACCTAGAGTACTACACCCCTGAACGTATCCAATTATTTGGGATGAAGGAATGGTCATATGCACATAATGAGATTGGTGATAATCGGTATGATTTATTGAAAAACATTGTGACAGAAGAAACACCAGCGATTATTATTGCTAGAGGCTTAGCAGTTCCAGATGAAATGCTAAATGTTGCTAAAAAACGAGATACGGTTCTTTTACAGTCAAGTGAACCAACAAGTCGACTAAATGGCGCGATTACTGCATTTTTAGACGAAAAATTAGCTATCCGTACGACGGTGCATGGTGTATTGATGGATATATTCGGTGTTGGCGTCCTAATTCAAGGCTCATCTGGGATTGGTAAATCTGAAACAGGTTTGGAGCTTATCAAGCGTGGTCACCGTTTAGTGGCTGATGATCGGGTAGATGTTTATCAAAAAGATGAGTTTACTGTAGTGGGTGAGCCTGCTGAAATACTACGCCATCTTATTGAACTTCGCGGTGTTGGTATTATTGATGTGATGAGTCTTTTTGGTGCAGGTGCTGTAATGGATGCTGCACAAATCGACTTGACAGTTAATCTAGAAAATTATGAAAAAAGTAATACCTATGATCGATTAGGTAATGGCGAAACAACGGTTGTTTTTTCAGGTGTCCCAGTACCCCAAGTGAAAATACCCGTTACGACAGGCCGAAATGTATCTGTCATCATTGAAGCAGCAGTTATGAATTTTAGGGCAAAAAATATGGGATTTGATGCAACAAAAATGTTTGAAGAACGCCTATCAAAACTGATTGCGAGAAATTCATAA
- the lgt gene encoding prolipoprotein diacylglyceryl transferase produces the protein MTNILSAINPIALKLGPLEIRWYALCIVTGVVVAVWLAMKEAPQKKIRPDDILDFILIAFPIAIIGARIYYVLFDLGYYSKNPSEIVAIWHGGIAIYGALIAGGITLLVFSYYKLIAPLDFLDIAVPGVLVAQAMGRWGNFFNQEAFGKPIHSLDFLPTFIKNQMYIDNSYRTPTFLYESVWNLIGFGLVLGLRHRLKNLRSGDIFAFYLVWYGLGRAVIEGMRTDSLMFGPIRVSQVLSLVLVVVGLAIIVRHHKPGKYFLKKQ, from the coding sequence ATGACAAATATACTATCAGCAATCAATCCAATTGCTTTAAAATTAGGACCACTTGAGATTAGATGGTATGCGCTTTGTATCGTAACTGGGGTTGTTGTTGCAGTTTGGTTAGCGATGAAGGAAGCGCCCCAAAAAAAGATCAGACCTGATGATATTTTAGATTTTATTTTGATTGCATTTCCGATTGCGATCATTGGTGCACGAATTTATTATGTTCTCTTTGATTTAGGCTACTACAGTAAAAATCCAAGTGAGATAGTTGCTATCTGGCATGGCGGTATTGCAATTTATGGTGCCTTGATTGCTGGAGGGATTACCTTATTAGTCTTTTCATATTATAAACTGATTGCACCACTGGATTTCTTAGATATCGCTGTACCAGGTGTCCTAGTTGCCCAAGCAATGGGCAGATGGGGGAACTTTTTCAACCAAGAAGCATTTGGGAAACCGATACATTCCCTAGACTTTCTACCGACTTTCATCAAAAATCAGATGTATATAGATAATAGTTATCGAACACCTACCTTCTTGTATGAATCAGTTTGGAATCTAATCGGTTTTGGTCTAGTCTTGGGTCTGAGACATCGTCTAAAAAACCTTAGATCCGGGGATATTTTCGCTTTTTATCTAGTATGGTACGGTCTCGGTCGCGCTGTTATCGAAGGCATGCGGACAGATAGTCTCATGTTTGGTCCAATACGTGTATCGCAAGTCTTGTCCTTAGTATTAGTTGTTGTGGGTCTTGCCATTATCGTACGACATCACAAGCCGGGTAAATATTTCCTTAAAAAGCAGTAA